The following are from one region of the Verrucomicrobiota bacterium genome:
- the metF gene encoding methylenetetrahydrofolate reductase [NAD(P)H] — translation MQWIRDQYAAGIAAKRPVISFELFPPKTEEGERNLLDKALPDLASLKPDYVSVTYGAGGGTQDKTLRIVEQVQKRHQLTTLAHLTCVNATRQQIGGVLNQLRDLGVRNILALRGDPPGNASDFVKPEGGFEFACELVHFIRTQGDFCIGVAGFPEGHIACKAGRQADWDHLVYKVGCGGEFIVTQIFFDNRDFFTFRDYLVKRGVTVPIIPGIIPILSALQIQKFTTLCGASLPAPLLTELKKLEQDEEAAIRFGIEYASRQSEELLREGAPGLHFYALNKARSTREVLRNLGLRPTTP, via the coding sequence ATGCAATGGATTCGCGATCAATATGCCGCCGGGATTGCCGCAAAGCGACCGGTAATTTCTTTTGAATTGTTTCCGCCCAAAACGGAAGAGGGCGAGCGCAATCTCCTGGATAAGGCGCTGCCAGACTTGGCCAGCCTGAAGCCGGATTATGTGTCCGTGACGTATGGCGCGGGCGGCGGCACCCAGGATAAAACGTTGCGCATCGTCGAGCAGGTGCAAAAGCGTCATCAATTGACCACGCTGGCGCATCTCACCTGTGTCAACGCCACCCGGCAACAGATTGGTGGGGTCCTGAACCAATTACGAGACTTGGGTGTCCGAAATATCCTGGCGTTGCGGGGTGACCCGCCGGGCAACGCCAGCGATTTTGTGAAACCCGAGGGTGGTTTTGAATTTGCCTGTGAACTGGTACATTTCATCCGCACTCAGGGCGATTTTTGCATCGGGGTAGCCGGTTTCCCCGAGGGGCACATCGCCTGTAAAGCCGGGCGACAGGCAGACTGGGATCACCTGGTGTATAAAGTCGGCTGCGGCGGCGAGTTCATTGTCACTCAGATTTTTTTCGATAATCGGGACTTTTTCACCTTCCGTGATTACCTGGTCAAGCGGGGCGTCACCGTGCCGATCATCCCTGGAATCATTCCCATCCTAAGCGCGTTGCAGATTCAAAAATTTACCACCCTGTGTGGAGCGTCTCTGCCGGCTCCCTTGTTGACCGAACTCAAGAAATTGGAACAGGACGAGGAGGCCGCCATCCGGTTCGGCATTGAATACGCCAGCCGCCAGAGTGAGGAACTGCTCCGGGAAGGCGCGCCCGGCTTGCATTTCTATGCCTTGAATAAAGCCCGATCCACCCGGGAGGTGTTGCGTAACCTGGGACTGCGCCCGACCACCCCTTGA